The Nocardioides campestrisoli genome includes a window with the following:
- a CDS encoding M15 family metallopeptidase, with translation MRRSPVSDVDAPSPRRGAGGREPGAWAELPAWLVPVLVALVLVAAGCSVASPVGGEDPAPSPTTSADEPSTLPTASLAPSPQPTATPTATATGHGRAPGPLTAPLLPADLLVQRTRPLTREQLRAVRALPGVEHVEPMRLAQVSVENRVLTVAAVDPASYRRLTPRTTAYDARVWRAVFDGGLAVDRSLRDLVADRSTLQLGNDADATELPVVAVVDQVPQVDVVVDHVWADELGLPQRNALVVSTGSVAPRVVRPRIAGVLGGSTSGSGTTDVGISVLGPDPDLSGVQTALLTGGSVAAAVGSFTYRVLKGGAIEPDPDWVLQHVRTEEVPILGEVTCHEVVLPQLRAALTEIERSGLAAEIRPEQYGGCYQPRFIADTGSLSLHAFGIAIDLNVPDNQRGTVGKIDRRVVAIFQKWGFAWGGLWSWTDPMHFELDRLVEVR, from the coding sequence GTGCGCCGCAGCCCGGTCTCCGACGTCGACGCCCCCTCTCCCCGACGGGGCGCCGGAGGCCGCGAGCCCGGGGCGTGGGCGGAGCTTCCTGCGTGGCTGGTCCCGGTGCTGGTCGCGCTCGTGCTGGTGGCCGCCGGCTGCTCCGTCGCCTCCCCGGTCGGGGGCGAGGACCCGGCACCGTCCCCGACGACGTCGGCCGACGAGCCGTCCACCCTGCCCACCGCGAGCCTGGCGCCGTCCCCGCAGCCGACCGCCACCCCGACCGCCACGGCAACCGGGCACGGCCGGGCACCGGGGCCGCTGACCGCCCCGCTGCTCCCCGCCGACCTGCTGGTGCAGCGCACCCGGCCACTCACCCGCGAGCAGCTGCGCGCGGTCCGGGCGCTGCCCGGAGTCGAGCACGTCGAGCCGATGCGACTGGCCCAGGTGAGCGTGGAGAACAGGGTGCTGACCGTGGCCGCGGTCGACCCCGCCTCCTACCGCCGGCTGACCCCGCGCACCACGGCGTACGACGCCCGCGTGTGGCGGGCGGTCTTCGACGGCGGCCTCGCGGTGGACCGGAGCCTGCGCGACCTGGTCGCGGACCGGTCGACGCTGCAGCTGGGCAACGACGCCGACGCCACCGAGCTGCCCGTGGTCGCGGTCGTCGACCAGGTGCCGCAGGTCGACGTGGTGGTCGACCACGTGTGGGCCGACGAGCTGGGGCTGCCCCAGCGCAACGCCCTGGTCGTCTCCACCGGGTCGGTCGCCCCCCGGGTGGTGCGGCCCCGGATCGCCGGGGTCCTGGGTGGGTCCACGTCCGGCTCGGGGACGACCGACGTGGGCATCTCGGTGCTGGGCCCCGATCCCGACCTCAGCGGGGTGCAGACCGCGCTGCTGACCGGCGGCTCGGTGGCCGCGGCGGTCGGCTCGTTCACCTACCGGGTCCTGAAGGGGGGAGCGATCGAGCCCGACCCCGACTGGGTGCTGCAGCACGTGCGCACCGAGGAGGTGCCGATCCTGGGCGAGGTCACCTGCCACGAGGTGGTGCTGCCCCAGCTGAGGGCGGCGCTGACCGAGATCGAGCGCAGCGGGTTGGCCGCCGAGATCCGCCCCGAGCAGTACGGCGGCTGCTACCAGCCGCGGTTCATCGCCGACACCGGGAGCCTGTCGCTGCACGCCTTCGGGATCGCGATCGACCTCAACGTCCCGGACAACCAGCGGGGCACGGTCGGGAAGATCGACCGGCGGGTGGTGGCGATCTTCCAGAAGTGGGGCTTCGCCTGGGGCGGCCTGTGGTCCTGGACCGATCCGATGCACTTCGAGCTGGACCGGCTGGTCGAGGTGCGCTGA
- a CDS encoding NADPH:quinone oxidoreductase family protein — protein MRALQVITPTGPADVEVREVAEPTAGPGQVLVEVHSVGVSFPDLLLSKGEYQLKPEPPFTLGVDLAGTVAALGEGVEGLAVGQRVAGVLPHGGAAELAVVPADFVFPLPEETSYDEGAALPMNYLTAQFALDERAGLQAGETVLVHGAAGGVGTATVQVAKGMGARVIAVVSTDEKSKVALAAGADDAVLLDGFRAAVTELTGGRGVDVVLDVVGGDAFTDSLRLLAPQGRLLVVGFAAGQGIPEVKVNRLLLNNVDVRGVGWGAFAMTRPGYMQQQWKALEPMLASGVVKPPVGATYPLEEFGRALADLEERKALGKVVVRLR, from the coding sequence ATGCGCGCACTCCAGGTCATCACGCCCACCGGTCCCGCCGACGTCGAGGTGCGGGAGGTGGCCGAGCCCACCGCCGGCCCCGGACAGGTCCTCGTCGAGGTGCACAGCGTGGGCGTCTCCTTCCCCGACCTGCTGCTCTCCAAGGGGGAGTACCAGCTCAAGCCGGAGCCGCCGTTCACCCTGGGCGTCGACCTGGCGGGCACCGTCGCCGCGCTCGGTGAGGGCGTCGAGGGGCTGGCCGTGGGCCAGCGGGTCGCCGGCGTGCTGCCGCACGGCGGGGCCGCCGAGCTGGCCGTGGTGCCGGCCGACTTCGTCTTCCCGCTGCCCGAGGAGACGTCGTACGACGAGGGCGCGGCGCTGCCGATGAACTACCTGACGGCCCAGTTCGCCCTCGACGAGCGCGCGGGCCTCCAGGCCGGCGAGACCGTGCTGGTGCACGGCGCCGCCGGAGGGGTGGGCACCGCCACCGTGCAGGTCGCCAAGGGCATGGGCGCCCGGGTGATCGCCGTGGTCTCCACCGACGAGAAGTCCAAGGTCGCGCTGGCGGCCGGTGCGGACGACGCGGTGCTGCTCGACGGGTTCCGCGCGGCAGTGACCGAGCTGACCGGGGGTCGCGGAGTCGACGTGGTGCTCGACGTGGTCGGCGGTGACGCCTTCACCGACTCCCTGCGGCTGCTGGCGCCCCAGGGCCGCCTCCTGGTCGTCGGCTTCGCCGCGGGCCAGGGCATCCCCGAGGTCAAGGTCAACCGGCTGCTGCTCAACAACGTCGACGTGCGCGGCGTCGGCTGGGGCGCGTTCGCGATGACCCGGCCCGGCTACATGCAGCAGCAGTGGAAGGCGCTCGAGCCGATGCTCGCCAGCGGCGTCGTCAAGCCGCCGGTCGGTGCGACGTACCCGCTGGAGGAGTTCGGTCGCGCCCTGGCCGACCTGGAGGAGCGCAAGGCGCTCGGCAAGGTCGTCGTCCGGCTGCGCTGA
- a CDS encoding sodium-dependent transporter, with the protein MAAEPQQVVGAEAKRGAFSSRKVFILAAIGSAVGLGNIWRFPYVAYENGGGAFVIPYLIALLTAGIPFLFLDYAIGHRYRGSAPLSFARLRRGAEGLGWWQVGICFMIAVYYAAVIAWALRYTVFSVDEAWGSDPEGFFLGDFLQVSEPGVTLEIVPGVLVPMLLVWLAVIAIMVAGVQKGIGATSVVFIPVLVLAFIALVARALFLPGATEGLNAFFTPDWGALTEPSVWGAAFGQIFFSLSIGFGIMITYASYVHRDTDMTGSGLVVGFANSSFELLAGIGVFAALGFMAQAQGVEVGEVAGGGIGLAFIGFPAIISEAPWGAFIGVCFFGSLVLAGLTSLVSVIEVVISAVRDKFEMGRVTAAAVVSIPCAALSIALFSSTSGLHVLDILDHFINQFGILLVAVVSMLVVAWALRALPLLQNHLNRNGSFKLGTTWRVLISVVTPIALAYVLIDGLVTDIETPYGGFPGWMLGVFGWGAAGLVLVFGFVATLLPWRKDTPMDVTADEEVQE; encoded by the coding sequence ATGGCAGCGGAGCCACAGCAGGTCGTCGGCGCGGAGGCCAAGCGGGGAGCCTTCTCCTCGCGCAAGGTCTTCATCCTCGCCGCCATCGGATCGGCCGTCGGACTCGGCAACATCTGGCGCTTCCCCTACGTCGCCTACGAGAACGGCGGCGGCGCGTTCGTCATCCCCTACCTGATCGCGCTGCTCACCGCGGGCATCCCGTTCCTCTTCCTCGACTACGCGATCGGGCACCGCTACCGCGGCTCCGCCCCGCTCTCCTTCGCGCGCCTGCGCCGGGGTGCGGAGGGCCTCGGCTGGTGGCAGGTCGGCATCTGCTTCATGATCGCCGTCTACTACGCCGCGGTGATCGCCTGGGCGCTGCGCTACACGGTCTTCTCGGTCGACGAGGCCTGGGGCAGCGACCCCGAGGGCTTCTTCCTGGGCGACTTCCTCCAGGTCAGCGAGCCCGGCGTGACCCTGGAGATCGTGCCCGGCGTGCTGGTGCCGATGCTGCTGGTCTGGCTGGCGGTGATCGCGATCATGGTCGCCGGCGTGCAGAAGGGGATCGGCGCCACCTCGGTGGTCTTCATCCCGGTGCTCGTGCTCGCCTTCATCGCGCTCGTCGCCCGGGCGCTCTTCCTGCCCGGTGCCACCGAGGGCCTCAACGCCTTCTTCACCCCGGACTGGGGCGCGCTCACGGAGCCGTCGGTGTGGGGCGCGGCCTTCGGCCAGATCTTCTTCTCGCTCTCCATCGGCTTCGGCATCATGATCACCTACGCCTCCTACGTGCACCGCGACACCGACATGACCGGTTCCGGCCTGGTGGTCGGCTTCGCCAACTCCAGCTTCGAGCTGCTCGCCGGCATCGGCGTCTTCGCCGCGCTCGGCTTCATGGCCCAGGCCCAGGGGGTCGAGGTCGGCGAGGTCGCGGGCGGCGGGATCGGACTCGCGTTCATCGGCTTCCCGGCGATCATCAGCGAGGCGCCGTGGGGGGCGTTCATCGGCGTCTGCTTCTTCGGCTCCCTGGTGCTGGCCGGGCTCACCTCGCTGGTCTCGGTGATCGAGGTGGTGATCTCCGCGGTCCGCGACAAGTTCGAGATGGGCCGGGTGACCGCCGCCGCGGTCGTGAGCATCCCGTGCGCCGCGCTCAGCATCGCCCTGTTCTCCAGCACCAGCGGCCTGCACGTGCTCGACATCCTCGACCACTTCATCAACCAGTTCGGGATCCTGCTGGTCGCGGTGGTCTCCATGCTGGTGGTGGCCTGGGCGCTCCGGGCGCTGCCGCTGCTGCAGAACCACCTCAACCGCAACGGCTCGTTCAAGCTCGGCACCACCTGGCGGGTGCTGATCTCGGTGGTCACCCCGATCGCTCTGGCCTACGTGCTGATCGACGGCCTGGTCACCGACATCGAGACGCCGTACGGCGGGTTCCCCGGCTGGATGCTCGGAGTCTTCGGCTGGGGGGCCGCGGGCCTGGTGCTGGTGTTCGGGTTCGTGGCCACCCTGCTGCCCTGGCGCAAGGACACGCCGATGGACGTGACGGCCGACGAGGAGGTCCAGGAGTGA
- a CDS encoding methionine/alanine import family NSS transporter small subunit, which produces MNGDAIVMMVVAMLILWGGLLVAIIRLTRSPDVPRTDELHRDL; this is translated from the coding sequence GTGAACGGCGACGCGATCGTGATGATGGTGGTGGCCATGCTGATCCTGTGGGGAGGGCTGCTGGTGGCGATCATCCGCCTCACCCGGAGCCCGGACGTCCCCCGGACCGACGAGCTGCACCGGGACCTCTGA
- a CDS encoding MFS transporter gives MSDPFIDQVLDTVGDQATGRSLPRALTPFRTPAYRWLAASVAFGAFAQGVWVIGLVWEVFRLGGGATQLSLVTGASAVGVMVPALLAGVVADRLPQKRILLTVAGVEALGMALVAGLAWADATGVVLLSVVTFVVGMAMAFYYPAYSAMLPSLVPEQDLMAVNGFEGMVRPTIGQALGPAVAGAVIGWIAPSAAFTVAALAMVGSLLALSRVPRVPVRHALDAEHAGHPVRSALADMGEGLRYMVRTPWLLASLLFASLLILSVMGPLEVLLPFVIKSELGGDAGDHSLVLASFGIGGAAGSLVMASRRMPRRYLTVMTALWGMAGLPFLVVAHADAVWQMVAAGFVMGIFFSAPMVIWGTLLQRRVPPHLLGRVSSLDFFVSISLMPVSMALAGPLAEAIGTRATFYAAALSPVLIAVVTVLWARLPADEVAHPLD, from the coding sequence GTGTCCGACCCCTTCATCGACCAGGTCCTCGACACCGTCGGCGACCAGGCGACCGGTCGGAGCCTGCCCCGGGCGCTGACGCCCTTCCGCACCCCCGCCTACCGGTGGCTCGCCGCGTCGGTCGCCTTCGGTGCCTTCGCCCAGGGCGTCTGGGTGATCGGCCTGGTCTGGGAGGTCTTCCGGCTGGGCGGCGGCGCGACCCAGCTGTCCCTGGTCACCGGGGCCAGCGCGGTCGGGGTGATGGTTCCGGCGCTGCTGGCCGGGGTGGTCGCCGACCGGCTGCCGCAGAAGCGGATCCTGCTCACGGTGGCCGGCGTCGAGGCGCTCGGCATGGCGCTGGTCGCCGGGCTCGCCTGGGCGGACGCCACCGGCGTCGTCCTGCTCAGCGTCGTCACCTTCGTGGTCGGGATGGCGATGGCGTTCTACTACCCGGCGTACTCGGCGATGCTCCCCTCGCTGGTCCCCGAGCAGGACCTGATGGCGGTCAACGGCTTCGAGGGCATGGTGCGCCCCACCATCGGCCAGGCGCTCGGTCCGGCCGTGGCCGGCGCGGTGATCGGGTGGATCGCCCCGTCGGCCGCCTTCACCGTGGCCGCGCTGGCGATGGTCGGCTCGCTGCTCGCATTGTCCCGGGTGCCCAGGGTCCCGGTGCGGCACGCCCTGGACGCCGAGCACGCCGGTCACCCCGTACGCAGCGCGCTCGCCGACATGGGCGAGGGGCTGCGCTACATGGTGCGCACCCCGTGGCTGCTCGCCTCGCTGCTCTTCGCCTCGCTGCTGATCCTCTCGGTGATGGGGCCGCTGGAGGTGCTGCTGCCGTTCGTGATCAAGTCCGAGCTGGGCGGGGACGCGGGCGACCACTCGCTGGTGCTCGCCTCCTTCGGGATCGGCGGCGCGGCCGGCTCGCTGGTGATGGCCTCGCGACGGATGCCCCGGCGCTACCTGACCGTGATGACCGCGCTGTGGGGGATGGCCGGGCTGCCGTTCCTGGTGGTCGCGCACGCCGACGCGGTCTGGCAGATGGTGGCGGCCGGCTTCGTGATGGGGATCTTCTTCTCCGCCCCGATGGTGATCTGGGGGACGCTGCTCCAGCGCCGGGTGCCGCCGCACCTGCTCGGCCGGGTCTCCTCGCTCGACTTCTTCGTCAGCATCTCGCTGATGCCCGTCTCGATGGCACTGGCCGGGCCCCTGGCCGAGGCGATCGGCACTCGCGCCACCTTCTACGCCGCGGCACTGAGCCCGGTGCTGATCGCGGTGGTCACGGTGCTGTGGGCGCGGCTGCCCGCCGACGAGGTGGCGCACCCGCTCGACTGA
- a CDS encoding MFS transporter translates to MAFLALEHRARQPMVPLRLFADRDFSAANAMTLLVYAALGAVLFFLVIQLQTVGGYSALAAGAATLPVTVCMLLLAARGGALAARIGPRIPMTVGPLVMAVGTLMLGSAGEGRWWRDVLPGLTVFGLGLALMVAPLTATVLAAASDDKAGVASGINNAVARAGSLLAVAALPLAVGLHGDQYADPVAFDTAYVEALWICAGLLVAGGAVSWLAVRPVRGPGAARRSGGRPGSG, encoded by the coding sequence GACCGCGACTTCAGCGCCGCCAACGCGATGACGCTGCTGGTGTACGCCGCCCTGGGGGCGGTCCTGTTCTTCCTGGTGATCCAGCTGCAGACGGTCGGCGGCTACTCCGCGCTGGCCGCCGGGGCCGCGACCCTCCCGGTCACGGTCTGCATGCTGCTGCTGGCCGCGCGGGGCGGCGCGCTGGCTGCCCGGATCGGCCCGCGGATCCCGATGACCGTCGGGCCGCTGGTCATGGCCGTCGGCACCCTGATGCTCGGTAGTGCGGGCGAGGGCAGGTGGTGGCGCGACGTGCTGCCCGGCCTCACCGTCTTCGGCCTCGGGCTGGCGCTGATGGTGGCCCCGCTGACCGCCACCGTGCTCGCTGCGGCTTCCGACGACAAGGCCGGCGTGGCCAGCGGGATCAACAACGCGGTGGCCCGCGCCGGCTCCCTGCTCGCGGTCGCCGCGCTGCCCCTCGCGGTCGGGCTGCACGGCGACCAGTACGCCGACCCGGTCGCGTTCGACACCGCGTACGTCGAGGCGCTCTGGATCTGCGCGGGCCTGCTGGTCGCCGGCGGCGCGGTCTCCTGGCTGGCCGTCCGGCCGGTCAGAGGTCCCGGTGCAGCTCGTCGGTCCGGGGGACGTCCGGGCTCCGGGTGA
- a CDS encoding sensor histidine kinase, with translation MRLRRLGPASLTARLAATVVVLVALVSVVISALTTAAISDHLTDELDQKLTQAHGRGLGALGEGRPPRRGPGDGGPADGDEGPGGGPEVRGQDAGTLSALTALSAGGASSGWVIEESGALRGLSDDDLTALEGLSPDDDPRTVSLPDSGDYRVLVSDVSGVAVTTGLPTDSVAGTVRSLVGWEVLFSLLGVAVAGGVAVAVVRRQLRPLSEVAATARRVSETDLATGEIGVTARVPARLVDSGTEVGEVATAFNTMLGHVEQALTQRQRSEQQVRQFVADASHELRTPLATITGYAELSLRDRDPDALAQAMTKVRAEAARMTSLVEDLLLLARLDAGRPLARTEVDVTRLVLECVEDARVTGTDHRWLLELPEEAVSVTGDELRLHQVVTNLLTNATRHTPPGTTVVSAVERRPGAVLVTVTDDGPGIDPALLPDVFRRFTRGDAARSREASGAGLGLALSRAIARAHDGDLTVTSEPGRTRFVLTLPV, from the coding sequence GTGCGCCTGCGCCGCCTCGGGCCGGCCTCGCTGACCGCGCGGCTCGCTGCGACCGTGGTGGTGCTGGTCGCGCTGGTCAGCGTGGTGATCTCGGCGCTCACCACGGCCGCCATCTCCGACCACCTCACCGACGAGCTGGACCAGAAGCTCACCCAGGCCCACGGCCGTGGCCTGGGTGCCCTGGGCGAGGGCCGGCCGCCCCGGCGGGGGCCCGGCGACGGCGGCCCCGCGGACGGCGACGAGGGTCCGGGCGGCGGCCCCGAGGTGCGTGGGCAGGACGCCGGCACGCTCAGCGCCCTGACCGCGCTGAGCGCCGGCGGGGCGAGCTCGGGCTGGGTGATCGAGGAGAGCGGCGCCCTGCGAGGGCTGAGCGACGACGACCTGACCGCCCTCGAGGGGCTCTCGCCGGACGACGACCCGCGGACGGTCTCGCTGCCCGACAGCGGGGACTACCGGGTGCTGGTCAGCGACGTGTCCGGCGTCGCGGTGACCACCGGGCTGCCGACCGACAGCGTCGCGGGCACGGTACGGAGCCTGGTCGGCTGGGAGGTGCTGTTCAGCCTGCTGGGGGTGGCGGTGGCGGGCGGCGTCGCCGTGGCCGTCGTACGCCGTCAGCTGCGGCCGCTGAGCGAGGTCGCGGCGACCGCGCGCCGGGTCAGCGAGACCGACCTGGCGACCGGGGAGATCGGGGTGACCGCGCGGGTGCCGGCCCGGCTGGTCGACTCCGGCACCGAGGTCGGCGAGGTCGCCACCGCGTTCAACACCATGCTCGGGCACGTCGAGCAGGCGCTGACCCAGCGCCAGCGCAGCGAGCAGCAGGTGCGCCAGTTCGTCGCCGACGCCTCGCACGAGCTGCGTACCCCGCTGGCCACCATCACCGGGTACGCCGAGCTCAGCCTGCGCGACCGCGACCCGGACGCGCTGGCCCAGGCGATGACCAAGGTGCGCGCTGAGGCGGCCCGGATGACCTCGCTGGTCGAGGACCTGCTGCTGCTGGCCCGACTGGACGCCGGTCGCCCGCTGGCCCGCACGGAGGTGGACGTGACCCGGCTGGTGCTGGAGTGCGTCGAGGACGCCCGGGTCACCGGCACCGACCACCGGTGGCTGCTCGAGCTGCCCGAGGAGGCGGTGAGCGTGACCGGCGACGAGCTGCGGCTGCACCAGGTGGTGACCAACCTGCTCACCAACGCGACCCGGCACACCCCGCCGGGGACGACGGTCGTCTCGGCGGTCGAGCGCCGGCCGGGCGCGGTGCTGGTCACGGTGACCGACGACGGGCCGGGGATCGACCCGGCCCTGCTGCCCGACGTCTTCCGCCGCTTCACCCGCGGCGACGCGGCGCGCTCCCGGGAGGCGAGCGGGGCGGGCCTGGGGCTGGCGCTGAGCCGGGCGATCGCCCGGGCCCACGACGGGGACCTGACGGTCACCTCCGAGCCGGGGCGCACCCGGTTCGTGCTGACCCTGCCGGTCTAG
- a CDS encoding CotH family protein, with the protein MRKPLNPTVKKSVRRATALSTLAVLALAGCSAQASTGAEAGSDEATPVLDQSVLHEVDVTVEEETLSSDDWTRADVTIDGEEYADAGVRLAGGPGDGRPGDHGRADDRGGPEDHDGDRDSDTDRDSTEAPWLISLDEFVDDQSLDGITELAVVGDDTGDVLGQAVRLDLMAQRGAGDEVPVASSFSVNDSEEELRLLVPLPGEERPDGEDAEELLDKWVDLLGNQAGDLVDPDTLQDDADSLREHLSDGDFGDGLGGPGSETGRGPGGSGDMPSGPHGPGGPGYEHGDGHGDEHGDEFDGDADRDHPGDRHDRQGGADDSGAAASLS; encoded by the coding sequence GTGCGCAAGCCGCTCAACCCCACAGTCAAGAAGTCGGTCAGGCGGGCGACCGCCCTCTCCACCCTCGCCGTGCTGGCGCTGGCCGGATGCTCGGCGCAGGCGAGCACCGGTGCCGAGGCCGGGAGCGATGAGGCGACCCCGGTCCTCGACCAGTCCGTGCTGCACGAGGTCGACGTCACGGTCGAGGAGGAGACCCTGTCGTCCGACGACTGGACCCGCGCCGACGTGACCATCGACGGCGAGGAGTACGCCGACGCGGGCGTGCGGCTGGCCGGTGGGCCGGGCGACGGTCGGCCCGGTGACCACGGACGTGCCGACGATCGCGGCGGCCCCGAGGACCACGACGGGGACCGCGACTCCGACACGGACCGCGACTCCACCGAGGCCCCGTGGCTGATCAGCCTCGACGAGTTCGTCGACGACCAGTCGCTCGACGGGATCACCGAGCTGGCGGTCGTCGGCGACGACACCGGCGACGTGCTCGGCCAGGCGGTCCGCCTGGACCTGATGGCCCAGCGCGGTGCCGGTGACGAGGTGCCAGTCGCCTCCTCCTTCTCCGTCAACGACTCCGAGGAGGAACTGCGGCTGCTGGTGCCGTTGCCCGGCGAGGAGCGCCCGGACGGCGAGGACGCCGAGGAGCTCCTGGACAAGTGGGTCGACCTCCTGGGCAACCAGGCGGGCGACCTGGTCGACCCCGACACCCTCCAGGACGACGCCGACTCGCTGCGCGAGCACCTGAGCGACGGCGACTTCGGCGACGGCCTGGGCGGACCGGGCTCGGAGACCGGTCGCGGCCCCGGCGGATCCGGCGACATGCCCTCCGGTCCGCACGGACCCGGCGGGCCCGGCTACGAGCACGGCGACGGGCACGGTGACGAGCACGGTGACGAGTTCGACGGTGACGCCGACAGGGACCACCCGGGCGACCGGCACGACCGGCAGGGAGGCGCGGACGACTCCGGCGCCGCCGCCTCCCTGAGCTGA
- a CDS encoding response regulator transcription factor — MADSTAPLTRADGSPPRVLVVDDEKNLTELLAMAMRYEGWEVSVAHTGRTAVEQARAVVPDAIVLDLMLPDFDGLEVMRRVRQRQPHVPVLFLTARDAVEDRVTGLTAGGDDYVTKPFSLEEVVARVRALLRRAGASARASTSTLVVGDLELDEDSHEVRRGGDEISLTATEFELLRYLMRNPRRVLSKAQILDRVWSYDFGGQSNVVELYISYLRKKIDAGREPMIHTMRGAGYVLKPATRSDAAD, encoded by the coding sequence GTGGCTGACAGCACTGCCCCGCTCACCCGCGCCGACGGCTCGCCCCCGCGGGTGCTGGTCGTCGACGACGAGAAGAACCTGACCGAGCTGCTGGCGATGGCGATGCGCTACGAGGGCTGGGAGGTCAGCGTCGCGCACACCGGGCGTACGGCGGTCGAGCAGGCGAGAGCGGTCGTCCCCGACGCGATCGTGCTCGACCTGATGCTGCCCGACTTCGACGGGCTGGAGGTGATGCGCCGGGTCCGGCAGCGCCAGCCGCACGTGCCGGTGCTCTTCCTCACCGCGCGGGACGCGGTGGAGGACCGGGTGACCGGACTGACCGCCGGCGGCGACGACTACGTGACCAAGCCGTTCAGCTTGGAGGAGGTGGTGGCCCGGGTCCGGGCCCTGCTGCGTCGCGCGGGCGCGTCGGCGCGCGCCAGCACCTCGACCCTGGTGGTGGGCGACCTCGAGCTCGACGAGGACAGCCACGAGGTACGCCGAGGCGGCGACGAGATCTCCCTGACCGCCACCGAGTTCGAGCTGCTGCGCTACCTGATGCGCAACCCGCGGCGGGTGCTCTCCAAGGCGCAGATCCTCGACCGGGTGTGGAGCTACGACTTCGGCGGGCAGTCCAACGTGGTCGAGCTCTACATCTCCTACCTGCGCAAGAAGATCGACGCCGGCCGGGAGCCGATGATCCACACCATGCGCGGCGCCGGCTACGTGCTCAAGCCGGCCACCCGGTCCGATGCCGCGGACTAG